The following are encoded together in the Corynebacterium jeikeium genome:
- a CDS encoding sodium/glutamate symporter yields MDFTVFDLLMDVGMISVLLIIGTFMRRHFEWFRNLLIPAPITAGLLALLLGPEVLGLLPFSGALGDYSTLLIAVVFASMPYSMNFASNDASKAKNMWGFSTSMFLGQWGIFMLLGLLVFAPVFDTPEWFGMMLPVGFVGGFGTAAAVGGAFGDMGADAAMSLGFTSATVGTLAAIIGGIIFANWGIRTGRTSTLPEKLPWELRSGQIEDEAKQPSIGRATTNPSSIEPLALHAGFIAVTVMFAYIGQQIIGHFFPEVSVPLFALAFVVGIGGKVFLHVIKRPKYLDQQTVKSISGASTDFMIAFGIASIKPDAVASYLVPLAILFVLGIAYCCLFFFVIAPMFFGDQWLERGIFGWGWATAAVATGIALLKIVDPDLKSGTMNEYGIAYVGYAPIEIGMNILAPIAVIAGLTWGIGGIATVAAVGIIIFAAVRGWFPERTGKRPGKGKRSGKAAAAG; encoded by the coding sequence ATGGACTTTACGGTCTTTGACCTGCTGATGGATGTCGGCATGATTTCGGTGCTGCTGATTATCGGCACGTTTATGAGGCGCCACTTCGAATGGTTTCGCAACCTGCTGATCCCCGCGCCGATCACTGCGGGTCTGCTTGCGCTGCTCCTCGGCCCCGAAGTGTTGGGTCTGCTGCCGTTCTCCGGCGCGCTGGGCGATTACTCCACCCTGCTGATCGCTGTGGTGTTTGCCTCCATGCCCTACAGCATGAACTTTGCCTCCAACGATGCCTCGAAGGCGAAGAACATGTGGGGCTTTTCCACCTCCATGTTCCTCGGCCAGTGGGGCATCTTCATGCTGCTTGGCCTGCTGGTTTTCGCGCCGGTTTTCGATACTCCAGAGTGGTTCGGCATGATGCTGCCCGTCGGTTTCGTCGGCGGGTTCGGCACTGCCGCGGCCGTCGGTGGCGCGTTTGGGGATATGGGTGCGGACGCCGCCATGTCTCTGGGCTTCACCTCAGCGACTGTCGGTACGTTGGCCGCGATCATCGGTGGAATTATCTTCGCGAACTGGGGTATCCGCACCGGGCGCACGTCCACCCTGCCAGAGAAGCTGCCATGGGAGCTGCGTTCCGGGCAGATCGAGGACGAGGCCAAGCAGCCCTCCATCGGCCGCGCCACCACGAACCCCTCCTCGATCGAGCCCCTGGCCTTGCACGCCGGCTTCATCGCCGTCACCGTAATGTTTGCTTACATCGGCCAGCAGATCATTGGCCACTTCTTCCCGGAAGTATCGGTGCCGCTGTTCGCCCTTGCCTTCGTGGTGGGCATCGGCGGCAAGGTATTCCTGCACGTCATCAAGCGACCGAAGTACTTGGACCAGCAGACGGTGAAGTCCATCTCCGGCGCGTCGACGGACTTCATGATCGCCTTCGGTATTGCCTCCATTAAGCCGGACGCGGTGGCGAGCTACCTAGTTCCGCTGGCGATCCTGTTCGTGCTGGGTATTGCCTACTGCTGCCTGTTCTTCTTCGTTATTGCGCCGATGTTTTTCGGCGATCAGTGGCTGGAGCGCGGCATCTTCGGCTGGGGCTGGGCCACCGCCGCTGTGGCTACGGGTATTGCGCTGCTGAAGATCGTGGACCCGGATCTGAAGTCCGGCACGATGAACGAGTACGGCATTGCCTACGTGGGCTATGCGCCGATCGAAATTGGCATGAACATCCTCGCCCCGATCGCCGTGATAGCCGGCCTGACCTGGGGTATCGGAGGCATAGCGACAGTCGCCGCGGTGGGTATTATTATCTTCGCTGCAGTGCGGGGCTGGTTCCCGGAGAGAACAGGGAAACGGCCGGGCAAGGGGAAACGTTCCGGCAAGGCGGCCGCGGCGGGATAG
- a CDS encoding SDR family oxidoreductase produces MAKLSSILPFPSRSLPAVNGRVAIVTGASSGIGRATVAALAELKADATTGDSSGTGTGTYVPDRIIGTSRNPDSITDPIDGVDYLPLDLEDPASIDEFATRALTLGPPTVLVNNAGESQSGPLEELPDDALHRLFEINVLGQVGVTKKILPTMRQQGAGRIVMVGSMLGSFPLAYRSSYVASKAAIKGFAFAARREVQPFGVGITVVEPGSINTGLSTRRTKYVDLQGPYGAEFTTMLTNLDNNEANGISAERVAEEILKPITAARPKPLYATGSMAPVVFPLSRVLPTATMHWLINRKHGL; encoded by the coding sequence ATGGCAAAACTTTCCAGCATCCTCCCCTTCCCTTCTCGCTCACTGCCCGCCGTCAACGGCAGAGTGGCCATAGTCACCGGCGCCTCCTCCGGCATCGGCCGGGCAACGGTCGCCGCCCTCGCGGAGCTCAAGGCCGACGCAACTACCGGCGACTCAAGCGGCACCGGCACGGGAACTTACGTCCCCGACCGCATCATCGGCACTAGCCGCAACCCCGACAGCATTACCGACCCCATCGACGGGGTGGATTACCTACCCCTCGACCTCGAAGACCCCGCCAGCATTGACGAGTTCGCCACCCGCGCCCTCACCCTCGGCCCACCGACCGTGCTGGTAAACAACGCAGGCGAAAGCCAATCTGGCCCCCTGGAAGAGCTCCCCGACGATGCCCTACATCGTCTATTTGAGATCAACGTTCTGGGACAAGTGGGCGTCACCAAGAAAATCCTTCCAACAATGCGGCAACAAGGGGCCGGGCGCATCGTGATGGTCGGCTCCATGCTGGGCAGCTTCCCGCTGGCCTACCGCAGCAGCTACGTCGCCTCGAAGGCCGCGATCAAGGGATTCGCCTTCGCCGCCCGGCGCGAAGTCCAGCCCTTCGGCGTAGGCATAACCGTGGTGGAACCCGGCTCCATCAACACCGGGCTTTCCACGCGGCGCACGAAGTACGTGGACTTGCAGGGACCCTACGGCGCGGAGTTCACCACCATGCTGACGAACCTGGACAACAACGAGGCCAACGGCATCTCCGCCGAGCGCGTGGCCGAGGAAATCCTGAAGCCCATCACCGCGGCCCGGCCCAAGCCTTTGTACGCAACCGGCTCGATGGCGCCGGTGGTCTTCCCGCTCTCGCGCGTGCTGCCGACCGCGACAATGCACTGGCTGATCAACCGGAAGCACGGGCTATAG
- a CDS encoding sulfurtransferase, which produces MSNSSAQQQPASPFVSGEEMLEAFQRGERMTVIDSHWARTENSAWEAYVGQHIPGAMFCNPLMHLASIPSRHKGRNPLPEPERLQKSFDDWGITDGRPVYIYDAGANLYAARAWFIFRWAGVQNVRILDGGTSSWESAGGDVAGGIGALRGRGNVAVRPGSMPTLDLEEVEQWREERILVDAREPSRYSGRKERFDHQAGRIPGAINVPVKELFNNHSERDSSASGHVKTPEEIRKILAENGVTSGDDVCVYSGSGLHSSLFIAAMEYAGLPGAKNFVGGWSQWSASASRPIERD; this is translated from the coding sequence ATGAGCAACTCTTCTGCCCAACAGCAGCCCGCCAGCCCCTTCGTCTCCGGTGAGGAGATGCTGGAGGCTTTCCAGCGGGGCGAACGCATGACCGTGATCGACTCGCACTGGGCGCGCACCGAAAACAGCGCCTGGGAGGCATACGTGGGGCAGCACATCCCCGGTGCCATGTTCTGTAACCCCCTGATGCACCTGGCCTCTATCCCGTCCCGCCACAAAGGCCGCAACCCTCTGCCCGAGCCGGAGCGGCTGCAGAAAAGCTTTGACGATTGGGGCATTACGGATGGTCGTCCTGTTTATATTTATGACGCCGGCGCCAACCTCTATGCGGCTCGCGCATGGTTCATTTTCCGTTGGGCAGGTGTGCAGAACGTCCGCATCCTGGACGGTGGCACTAGCTCTTGGGAGTCCGCGGGCGGCGACGTTGCCGGCGGTATCGGAGCCCTGCGCGGCCGGGGTAACGTGGCGGTGCGCCCGGGCAGCATGCCGACCCTCGACCTCGAGGAAGTAGAGCAGTGGCGCGAGGAGCGCATCCTGGTGGATGCCCGCGAGCCCTCCCGCTATTCCGGCAGAAAGGAACGCTTCGACCACCAGGCGGGCCGCATCCCCGGGGCGATCAACGTCCCGGTCAAGGAGCTCTTCAACAACCACAGCGAGCGCGACAGCAGCGCCAGCGGCCATGTGAAGACCCCGGAGGAAATCCGGAAGATCCTCGCCGAGAATGGTGTGACCAGTGGCGATGACGTGTGCGTGTACTCCGGCTCTGGCCTGCACTCCTCCCTGTTTATCGCCGCGATGGAATACGCGGGCCTGCCAGGCGCGAAGAACTTTGTAGGAGGTTGGTCCCAATGGTCCGCTTCCGCCTCGCGCCCCATCGAGCGCGACTAA
- a CDS encoding aldehyde dehydrogenase family protein, with product MTVYADPGTEGSIVNFKERYGNFIGGRWVPPVDGEYLDNVSPINGEVFCQVPRSKAADIEKAIDAAEKAQPGWGATSVQDRAAVLLEIADRLEENLEMMAVAETWDNGKAVRETLAADLPLAVDHFRYYAGALRAQEDRTSQISEDLIAYHFNEPLGVVGQIIPWNFPLLMAAWKLAPAMAAGNAIVLKPAEQTPASILLFAELIQDIVPEGVLNIVNGLGTEAGTALTASDRIDKIAFTGSTEVGKIINKAVAEKLIPVTLELGGKSPSVFFSDIMDQDDKFREKCVEGLAMFALNQGEICTCPSRALVQEDIAEDFLALAIERVKSINVGNPLDTDVMMGAQASQEQMDKITGYLQSGPEEGAQVLCGGGVNEISGRSGGFYIEPTIFKGTNDMRLFQEEIFGPVLAVTTFKDFDEAMRIANDTEYGLGAGVWSRNGTTAYKAGRAIQSGRVWVNNYHNYPAHAAFGGYKKSGLGRETHLMMLAHYQQTKNLLWSYSDEPSGLF from the coding sequence ATGACCGTCTATGCTGATCCCGGTACCGAAGGTAGTATCGTCAATTTCAAGGAGCGCTACGGCAACTTCATCGGTGGCCGGTGGGTGCCACCTGTCGATGGCGAGTACTTGGACAACGTTTCTCCCATCAATGGCGAGGTATTTTGCCAAGTCCCACGCTCAAAAGCTGCGGACATTGAGAAAGCAATCGACGCGGCAGAGAAGGCTCAGCCCGGCTGGGGAGCGACCTCCGTACAGGACCGCGCCGCCGTCCTATTGGAGATCGCCGACCGCCTGGAAGAAAATCTAGAGATGATGGCCGTCGCTGAGACTTGGGATAACGGCAAGGCGGTGCGCGAAACCCTCGCCGCCGACCTCCCGCTCGCGGTCGACCACTTCCGCTACTACGCTGGTGCTCTCCGCGCCCAGGAAGATCGCACCTCCCAGATCAGCGAAGACCTCATCGCCTACCACTTCAACGAGCCACTTGGTGTGGTCGGGCAGATCATCCCCTGGAACTTCCCGCTGCTGATGGCTGCGTGGAAGCTTGCCCCCGCCATGGCCGCTGGCAACGCCATCGTGCTGAAGCCCGCCGAGCAAACCCCGGCCAGCATCCTGCTGTTCGCAGAACTCATCCAGGACATCGTTCCGGAAGGTGTGCTGAATATCGTCAACGGCCTGGGTACAGAGGCGGGCACCGCGCTCACTGCCTCCGACCGTATCGACAAGATCGCGTTCACTGGCTCCACGGAAGTCGGCAAGATCATTAACAAGGCGGTTGCGGAGAAGCTCATCCCCGTCACCCTGGAGCTCGGCGGCAAGTCCCCGTCGGTGTTCTTTAGCGACATCATGGACCAGGACGACAAGTTCCGGGAAAAGTGCGTTGAGGGCTTGGCCATGTTCGCGCTGAACCAGGGCGAGATCTGCACCTGCCCGTCCCGAGCTCTGGTGCAGGAGGATATCGCCGAAGATTTCCTAGCCCTGGCCATCGAGCGTGTGAAGTCCATCAACGTCGGAAACCCACTGGACACGGACGTTATGATGGGCGCACAGGCTTCCCAGGAGCAGATGGACAAGATCACCGGCTACCTGCAGTCCGGCCCCGAGGAGGGTGCGCAGGTGCTGTGCGGTGGTGGTGTAAACGAGATCTCGGGCCGCAGCGGCGGTTTCTACATCGAGCCCACCATCTTCAAGGGCACCAACGACATGCGCCTATTTCAGGAGGAAATCTTCGGCCCGGTCCTGGCCGTGACTACCTTCAAGGACTTCGATGAGGCCATGCGCATCGCCAACGACACGGAGTACGGTCTGGGAGCGGGCGTATGGTCCCGCAACGGCACCACTGCATACAAGGCTGGCCGCGCGATTCAATCGGGCCGCGTGTGGGTGAACAACTACCACAATTACCCAGCCCACGCGGCCTTCGGTGGCTACAAGAAGTCCGGTTTGGGGCGTGAGACCCACTTGATGATGCTCGCGCACTACCAGCAGACCAAGAACCTGCTGTGGTCCTATTCGGATGAGCCGTCGGGGCTGTTCTAG
- a CDS encoding PTS sugar transporter subunit IIA, translating to MDPNFSLDPRRPGQQREVAAQNHSAKFPVVTPLAGTAVSLDSVPDPILATGTIGAGVAVIPDAGVEVVQILAPIGGVMKRVAPNMFVIQTQSVPGGSHAETLADQPSIFMQLGVDTGRLNGQGFDVHVQEGDLVRQGTPVCTCAPRELGRMGFDPVVMVLGLQMGASEIKLDVFSGEPVMDGDNLFWV from the coding sequence ATGGATCCCAACTTTTCCCTGGATCCCCGTAGGCCTGGCCAGCAGCGCGAAGTGGCTGCGCAGAACCACTCTGCGAAGTTTCCCGTTGTGACCCCGCTGGCGGGGACAGCCGTCAGCCTCGATTCCGTCCCCGACCCGATCCTCGCCACCGGCACCATTGGCGCCGGTGTGGCGGTGATCCCCGACGCGGGCGTGGAGGTTGTGCAGATCCTCGCGCCCATCGGGGGAGTGATGAAGCGCGTGGCGCCGAACATGTTTGTTATCCAGACGCAGTCGGTGCCCGGCGGTTCTCACGCGGAGACGCTGGCCGACCAGCCGTCGATCTTCATGCAGTTGGGGGTGGATACCGGGCGTCTCAACGGCCAGGGCTTCGACGTGCACGTCCAGGAGGGAGACCTGGTGCGTCAGGGAACTCCCGTGTGCACGTGCGCTCCTCGGGAATTGGGCCGGATGGGGTTCGATCCGGTGGTGATGGTGTTGGGGTTGCAGATGGGGGCGTCAGAAATAAAGCTAGACGTGTTCTCCGGTGAGCCTGTGATGGACGGCGACAACCTGTTCTGGGTGTAA
- a CDS encoding DUF4333 domain-containing protein, protein MKNIRTSADSARFSKRLGAAFLTGALAVTGLSACSLLGGGEVAQEDVEKGISDSLEKEIGRKPERIECPSGLKAEEGAKIECKLHDSGETYSVDVTADKVDGNDVHYNVEVADQAE, encoded by the coding sequence ATGAAGAACATCCGCACTTCCGCTGACTCCGCCCGCTTCTCCAAGCGTCTCGGCGCAGCTTTTCTGACCGGCGCGTTGGCTGTCACCGGCCTGAGCGCCTGCTCGCTGCTAGGAGGAGGAGAAGTAGCCCAAGAAGACGTGGAGAAGGGCATCTCCGATTCCCTGGAGAAGGAGATTGGCCGCAAGCCCGAGCGCATCGAATGCCCCAGTGGCCTGAAGGCCGAAGAGGGCGCGAAGATTGAGTGCAAGCTGCACGACTCTGGCGAGACGTACAGCGTTGACGTCACCGCAGACAAGGTCGATGGCAACGACGTTCACTACAACGTCGAGGTTGCTGACCAGGCGGAATAA